From Mannheimia pernigra, one genomic window encodes:
- a CDS encoding DUF6792 domain-containing protein translates to MSNDNLALLAAVSYAKLENITNANSIQDALIIAEIPESQTQEFTNTYELIAHKPNTSNGYSGTIVKNKKTNEMFVLHRGTEIKTGADWLEDGILVTTGLPYRQLMDAKAFVDENIRNGNIKGNFINVGYKKYEVDHRINI, encoded by the coding sequence ATGTCTAATGATAATTTAGCTTTATTGGCGGCTGTTTCATATGCAAAATTAGAAAATATAACTAATGCTAATTCTATTCAAGACGCATTAATTATAGCAGAAATACCGGAATCACAAACTCAAGAATTTACTAATACCTATGAACTAATAGCTCACAAGCCAAACACTTCTAATGGTTATTCTGGAACTATTGTTAAGAATAAAAAAACAAATGAGATGTTTGTGTTACATAGGGGAACAGAAATTAAAACAGGGGCTGATTGGCTAGAAGATGGTATTTTGGTAACAACAGGATTACCTTACCGTCAATTAATGGATGCCAAAGCTTTTGTTGATGAGAATATTCGTAATGGAAATATTAAAGGAAATTTTATCAATGTAGGCTATAAAAAATATGAAGTAGATCACAGAATCAATATTTAG